AAGCAATTCAGGAAATACCAGAAGCGTGCTCATATGTCTATGAATGAGAGGCTGTTGAAGGGTTAGTTTTTATGCCGTGTGTTTTGATTGCTACGCTCTGTTTGGCTTAAATAGCTGAAATCTATTCCAAGCATTCATTCTCCTAATGCGTGCTTGTGTTTGTTTGGTCATGTGCAGAGTTTGGCTGCTCCATTTGCAAGAATTTGATGAAGGAACCACTTACTACTCCCTGTGGTCATAACTTCTGCAAAGCTTGTTTGACCGCTGCATTTGGTGACGAGGGTTCTATGAGGGAAAGAAGCAGGGGCGGGCGCACTCTGCGGGCACAGAAGATTGTGAAGAACTGCCCCTCCTGCCCAACTGATATCTGCGACTTCCTGGAGAACCCACAGGCATGTAATTGAAACACAAGTCTGTTGAAGCATGTTTTAAAGTATGTTTACTGATGGACGCCTTCTGTTATTTGTGTTGCAGATTAACATAGAGATGAAGGATCTGATTGACAATCTGCTTGCCAAGGCTGCCAAGGAGAAGCCAGACGAATCTGCTgaggaaaatgatgatgaggaggatgctctggagaaggaagaggaggatgACAGCAGCCTGAACGAGGAAGAGAATGATGATGGTGCTGAGAACAAGGCTGGAGAAGAGGATGCTGTCGTCACAATCGTGGTCGAGGCCAAGGATGAGCTGAAGAAGCCTCTGAAGCGCAAGGGAGCTGAGGAGGAGGCCAAAGATGAGAAGAAGATCAAGACCACTGCTGGTGCTCCTGATGTGGAAAATGCAGCTGAAGAAGACGCCGAGATGGttgaaaaggaggaagaagaaggttccCAGAAGGCTCAGAAGAAGCGCAAGGGGCGTGCAGCTGCCGCAGCTGGCGGCGGTAAGAGGAAGAGGGCCAGCCCTGCTGCTGCTGAAGAGAAGGCCGCCGCAGCTGGTGGCGGTAAGAGGAAGAAGGCAAGCCCTGCTGCAGCTGAAGAGACCCCTGCTGCTGCAAGCACCCCTCGCCGGGCGACCAGGAGTGGCGGTGTGGTGGTGGCTGGTGGGAGCCCTGCTTCCAGGACCAGGAGCAACACCAAGGCCGACAACTGAAGCTCCGTTGAAGAAGAGGAGCGGCGCCGAGGCTGATGCCCACCATTGAAGAAGAAGCTCCGTTTTTTGGCTGGTCGCGTATTATATATATAGTTTATATTTATCCGGAAGACTGTTTTATCCTTGTAGTTAAGTTCCTGCTATATGGATCCTGGATATTATCTATCAGGTTATGGTTATGATGATGATGCTTGAACTATATTTACTGGTGTGATTGTTTGTTTCTTTCTTGCTGCTGCATCTGGTTAGATGTATAGTTAGTTGCATTTAGTTTTTGTTCAGAAACCAAACCTTGCTAATTTGGACCAGGTTTCTTTTATAGGGGATAAAATCAATGGTATATTTCTCTATATAAACTTGGTCATATTTGCAAAGTTTGGCTTGGGATTGCGTGGTTCTGAGTACACTAGTTTTACAAAGCTCCAAAAACCAAAACTTCGAAAATACCTTCCATCTGGTTCCACGGTTCTGAGTACAGTTTTTTTGTATAAGTAGGTATTGCGTGGCAAAGTGAATCAAAGTTAAgccaaggaattaggacctatttgtTTCTGATTTTGTAGCCTTTTCATTTTGGTCAAAATGTCATAAAGCTCTTAAATAGGTGCTTTTGGAGCTTTTATGCCGTTTGATGAAGGAGATGTGCCTGTTTGCGAGTTATCTCTCCTAAACAATTGTCTCGTCTTTTTTTTTCCTAATGAGTGAAATAACCCCATTGCAAATTTGTAGGACTCCAAAGTATATTCATTGAAGAACTTTTTTTTTGACAAAAGGATTGATTTTATTGGCTCAAAATAAAGCATTGAAATGATATGCATAGGTAAGCACACACCTGGCTTCAGCATAGTAAGGATGCACACAAACATCAATACACAGACAAAAACAAGCCGACCAATGACAGAGTCATGGAAGAGCATCTTCAATGACAGGCGCTTGAAGAAAAACAGAGTGCTGTGGATGCTAATAACAGGCGCTTAACCACCTGCTGGGTACAAATCATTTTATCTCCTCAGTGGAGAAAAAAAGGCACACGCTCAGAACTTGTTTTGCCATCGACATTGTGGGTGACGCATGGATTCGCAAGGCTAACTACAAATCTAACAGGAAATTGATCCTGACGTCTATGCGAAAGGAAGGAGAAAAACAACAAAGCGATCAGATCTGTGATCGACAAACTACAACGAACCCTATTCACACTGGTCATCTCATAACACCAAACGGATGACAAGGTTCTTAAACAACAACACATTCAGAAAAGGAGTGACACTCAAGCACAAACTGTCACCGGATCTAACCACCCAAGGCTAGATTCTAGGTTTTCACCATGAAAAACCATCCCGAGCAAATCCAAGCAATGACATCAATACAACGATGTAAAAACATAGTCACTGCCAGGTATACCAATTTATGACAGACCTATGCTTTCACCCCGGAGTTCGAGACCAGGCACTCGAGGAGCACCACTATCGAAGTCACTTAAGTGTTGTCATCACCATTTTTCCGTGATCCtagcagctactccctccgttccaaattactcgtcgtggttttagttgaactaaaaccacgacgagtaatttggaacataGGGAGTATATGTGATGTGTGACTGCCTGTAAGAGCCCAAGACTGAGACTCCATTAGTTTGTGTTATGTTCATGCTTGCATGCTATATAATgtgtgttttattttgttttgcatcaTGCATCATAATCATCAGTGCTTTGGTTTGTGGCATATTTAATTTTGTTGTGATCTTGCGTGAAACTTCTTCTCCTCATCTTCATCTTTCAGTTGCCTCTTGCTCTTGCCACCAAACCAACACCCAAGTTTCAAATCCAATCTCAAAgtttttcctttcctttcttttATCCAATAATTCAAGTGACATTTTTACTggtccaaataaatgttcactataTTCCTAAAATACCTAGATCATGCCTACACTCACTCCTcatattttcagctcatttgggcaTGTTTATGTTGGATTCTAAATTTATTCAAGCTCGAACTatattcaaatttgtttgaatttagaGTCTTTAAAAATTCCTAAACTAATCTTTATTAATTCAGGCATATTTCCAGATTTCTATAAATGTGGTTTCCCCTTCTAATTCCCCTCCTACCTCTTCTGTGCGTTTCTGCAAGTTTTTTTTTTACTTTCATACAAGGGTTTCCTATAGTCTTGGCAAGCTTTCAAAAATTTGCGTACGTATATGATATGTGATGCGCTTTCGCCAAAGCGACAATATTAACAACTTTCAAATCCGATGTACTACAATTTTCAAAAAGATGTACATTGCCTATACAACTCGCCCAAAATATACAAGGCCAACCTCGGTGGCTTTGCACACATCTTGTGGGGAACGTTTATTAACcagaactactccctccattccaaaatatttgAAGTTTTAGGTTTGTCTTAACTCAAGCATCTTCACTTGAAGATGTTTGAATTGGTACAAATATAGAACCTCAAATGTTTTGGGGCAGCTAGGGTTGCAACAGTGTTCATGTTACGCCATCACAATGTCATGATCAGTAGAAGCATTTAGACACTCACACAGAGCAAAATAGCAAGATCAGAAGATAATCCGAGCAAAATTAACCGAGTTTAAATTAAAAACATTCAAGTCAAATTAGCATTCAACACCCCTCCAACTCAACTGTACAAGTTTCCAACCCTCAGAACACACACCCAAAACACACATCACCTCTTGCGCATTTCGCCATCCCTCCTTGCACCCGTCCGAACTCTAGTTCGTCGGCGGGGCAAACACGAGGGCGCCCTTGCGCAACTTACTTACGGCGAATCGCCAGCAGACCGTTCGAACTCGCTACATACCCCAGCCTTGCCGGggagaaaaataaatagcaaaactgGGGATAATTTATTGCAGCTTCTTCGTCCTCCAGTTAGTGAGCGAAGATCGAGTCATCGCCCTCGGCCGCGTTAGCCCTGCGGCTAGAGTTCTCCTGGTTAGGCGAGGTCGACAGGCTCGCGTCTCCTCTGGTGTCCGCACTGTGGAGCGGCCTGTTCCTCCCGGACCTAGGCCGGATGTTGTTCCCCACAGGGAAAGGTTCCTGGCCAAAAAAAAAGCATGAATAAACCTCCATGTCAACCACTTTGCATCATCGGATGATATTGTTAGCATGGCACATATGCAAGTGTTTAACTGACTTCTGTGATGTATCACACACATAAACAGATCTATGAAATTGGACAGACTCGATGAGTTTGCGACTCGAAAACCAGTATGGTCTCTACTAGCTAATCCAACCTGGTCTACAGAAGTGAAACCGAGAGTTTGATATAAACTCGTACCTGCTCCCCTGCGTTCGGGCCATCCTTGTGGAAGAGTATAGGGCGGCACCATTTGTCTTCATTCATCAGGCTAGAATTCCGAAAATGAGAAACCAATTCATTCCTGCCCTGGATTCTAGCATATGCGAGTGTTGCCACCTTCTCGCTATTGAATTTTTCCCATCTCTTGCCATTAAATGTCTGCAGAAAATTGTGCCTCCAGTTAGTTGCCAAGCGAAATTAACAAATGCATACCAAGCAAAACACAATGTAATATTTTAAGAATCTTGTTAAAATCTACAAGATGTCAAGTTTTTCTCTTCAAATGTATACTGAATTGGTGAACAGGATATAGCTCTCACAAGTTGCTATCAGCTAGTAAGGTCAGGGTGTACATATATACCTTGTAAAAGGGAATTATGTGCTGCGGATCGGTCATGTTGATGAAAGCATAGCCCACGTTGCATTTGTTCTGAGGAAAGCATAGATTGCAGCGTCAGTACCTAGAAATTCTGCTGCAAGTTCCAACCTTCACACTAGGACAAAGAACTTACCTTGAAGTCAATCGGAAGGTAGACGAAATCATAGGTTCCACGGTGATTCTCATCAATGACGCCCAGAAGCAGTTTACAGTTGTACCTGTTGAGCACATCAAGTGTGAGTCCACAGAAGGGACCTCATTAATGTGAAAGAAGAAGCCTGAAAGCAGTGCAAACGTACTTGTTAGGAATGTTTTTGATCATCAGCGTGGTGCGTGGGTCTTCACCCTTTGCTATGCGTTCGATGTCAAGCTCAAATAGCCTTTTGTTTTCTGGCTGGACAGCGTTTCCATCATGTCTGCGGTTCCTCATCCGATCATTTGTAGCATCATAGGAAGCGGAAACCTGAACCATAGGGTTCCTTCGGTTCATTGCATTGCACATTTGTTGCAGCGACGGGAATCCAGTGCCAACTGGAGAGAACATGGTCTCCCTGTAACTTCCCCTGGCAGGTGCGAAGACAGGGACATCTGATGGATACATTTGAGGGCTACCAGGAAACCCTACACTCCCGAGAGACCCTGGATGAACAGAGCGCGCGTTTCTGAAACTGCCTCCATTGTTTGGAGCTGAACCCATGTGGTGTTGATCCATAGGATAAGCGCCATTATTCAGTGTGTGAGGCGGCACAACACCAGGATAACCATGCATGTGCCCTGGGTGCTGCACATTCGACCACAGCATTGGAGAGGAGGGACTTTGAGGAAAAGCATTTGAGTTATTCCAACTGTAGTGGTGTCCATTGAGGGGGAAACTTCCAACTCCGGCAGGACCAAATGCTGCAGAAGGAATTGTTTTATGTTGATAAAGTTTCAAAAAGAAAGGAACAATCTCCATGAAGTATATAACATTTGCTACATGCTTCAACATATTTCTATCATGGTACTGAGCATTCCAACAGTACTGATGTGTTAACTGAATTTGTCCTAGTTGTCAGAGATAGTTGTATTGTAGGACTCTCCTATTTATTTCTTTTTTGTACATGCACATATATTGGTCTAGAAGTCTATGGAATAGATCTAGTTATTATTCCTTACACTAGTAACAAAATTATAGCAAGCAGCGATTTTACAAATCCATGCTGAACAGGTAAAAATAAAGGCTTACAGGAGACAATGAAAAACAGTCCAAGCCGAGGAGTTTTACCTTCATTATTCTGATCAAAGGAATGACCATGAAGGCTACCAGAACCCACTTTCTGGAGATGACTGTAATCCACTCCATCTACTCTGAAGCCAGCACTCCTGCCACTTGATGTCATGGACTTGGAGATATTACAAATACCGTTTTGACTCTCCGGCAGCGAGTGTGGGTGGAACATCTGCATTCCATGCCCAAAGTTTCCTTGACCAAGCGATCCGCCAAGTTCACTAATAGCAGCTTGATTGTTGTACTGGCGTGTAGGTTCAATTCTGATAGGCGACGACAGCTTCTGAGGGCCACTTGAAGCGATGCCATGGGGTGATCTATCCAATTGCGGACTAACTGGAGAAAATATATTATGTAGAGTGCTGTTCTCATGACTTTTTGGGCCTCCTGTTTGACATGTCCAAGGTTGCAAAATGTTTTAGACAAAATGAAATGTAGAATCTGATGAACACGTTCAGTCATATATCATACCAATGATCCCAGGTGGAGAGTT
The sequence above is a segment of the Triticum dicoccoides isolate Atlit2015 ecotype Zavitan chromosome 1A, WEW_v2.0, whole genome shotgun sequence genome. Coding sequences within it:
- the LOC119357682 gene encoding protein MEI2-like 3, producing the protein MVIASGVIDRGHLSSFGGPPPDSSSSFFSEDLVPTERQVGFWKSESMVDQRGSKPAFASPLEKIHPMGANPEGGLEQTGGQVFKGLDALRVSKAMGQGNASSSPSVSWGDMLTTPGSRFGLSAREAGIAETASGNSRIMAAGVCGQSADTLSFICEGDEALGSMKEVEAQTIGDLLPTDDDLISGVIDGFELSGLSINQDDTDEDIFGTGGGLELENDDSISIKGARNLEGSSKCHFPGEHHINKCPSRTLFVTNINTNILDSDLRVLFQQYGDVHKLYTCKEHGYVTVSYYDIRAAQNAMRALHGKPLGLVKLDVQFCIPKGTASDKDISKGILVVSNIDPSVSNDDLLQALTVYGDVKEICRASTSCNKKLVEFYDVRAAEAALYDLSKGAISGPKIKAEVSNPGGTIFGLRQQYPREWKLDGSPRQPRNSPPGIIGGPKSHENSTLHNIFSPVSPQLDRSPHGIASSGPQKLSSPIRIEPTRQYNNQAAISELGGSLGQGNFGHGMQMFHPHSLPESQNGICNISKSMTSSGRSAGFRVDGVDYSHLQKVGSGSLHGHSFDQNNEAFGPAGVGSFPLNGHHYSWNNSNAFPQSPSSPMLWSNVQHPGHMHGYPGVVPPHTLNNGAYPMDQHHMGSAPNNGGSFRNARSVHPGSLGSVGFPGSPQMYPSDVPVFAPARGSYRETMFSPVGTGFPSLQQMCNAMNRRNPMVQVSASYDATNDRMRNRRHDGNAVQPENKRLFELDIERIAKGEDPRTTLMIKNIPNKYNCKLLLGVIDENHRGTYDFVYLPIDFKNKCNVGYAFINMTDPQHIIPFYKTFNGKRWEKFNSEKVATLAYARIQGRNELVSHFRNSSLMNEDKWCRPILFHKDGPNAGEQEPFPVGNNIRPRSGRNRPLHSADTRGDASLSTSPNQENSSRRANAAEGDDSIFAH